Proteins encoded within one genomic window of Algiphilus sp.:
- a CDS encoding TetR/AcrR family transcriptional regulator, which translates to MRKKPQQQRARLLVESLIDAAAEIVVAEGLDALTTARVADRAGVSVGSLYQYFRNKEELIVALTDRVNADLLDAVDRVASSTRDADPRRFTRALLDAAFDVFEARDGLALALLRHWHRLDISRGLHRFEQRMLDVLRHYALAHLRDHPIDPSPARAFIVINSVVFTLLRYLAQPSEPGFRKDELLDELAAMAAGQLSGRAG; encoded by the coding sequence ATGCGCAAGAAGCCCCAGCAGCAGCGTGCCCGCCTGCTCGTCGAGAGCCTCATCGATGCGGCCGCCGAGATCGTGGTGGCGGAAGGCCTCGATGCACTCACCACGGCACGCGTGGCGGATCGGGCGGGCGTCAGCGTCGGCTCGCTCTACCAGTACTTCCGCAACAAGGAGGAGCTGATCGTCGCCCTCACCGACCGCGTCAATGCCGACCTCCTCGACGCCGTCGACCGGGTGGCATCGAGCACGCGCGATGCCGACCCGCGACGCTTCACCCGTGCGCTCCTGGACGCTGCCTTCGACGTCTTCGAGGCGCGCGACGGCCTGGCGCTGGCGCTGCTGCGCCACTGGCACCGGCTGGACATCTCGCGCGGGCTGCATCGCTTCGAGCAGCGCATGCTCGACGTGCTGCGCCACTATGCCCTCGCCCACCTGCGCGATCACCCCATCGACCCGTCCCCGGCCCGCGCCTTCATCGTCATCAACAGCGTGGTGTTCACGCTGCTGCGCTATCTGGCCCAGCCCTCCGAGCCGGGCTTCCGCAAGGACGAGCTGCTCGACGAGCTCGCCGCAATGGCCGCGGGGCAACTGTCCGGGCGTGCCGGTTAG